One genomic segment of Streptomyces sp. TLI_146 includes these proteins:
- a CDS encoding SDR family NAD(P)-dependent oxidoreductase, whose translation MGKLDGRVVLVTGAARGQGEQEARLFAAEGAKVVLADVLDDQGEAVVKELGEGSARFVHLDVSREEEWIAAIGLAKQAFGHLDGLVNNAGILRFNELVATPLEEFQQIIQVNQVGAFLGIKYAAPEIEAAGGGTIVNTASYTALTGMAYVGAYAATKHAILGLTRVAAVELAAKGIRVNAVCPGAVDTPMTNPAALDPTADPEEAKEAVAELYKRLVPLGRIGRPEEVAALALFLTSEDSAYITGQPFVIDGGWLAGVSLF comes from the coding sequence ATGGGCAAGCTGGACGGGCGGGTCGTCCTCGTCACGGGCGCGGCGCGCGGGCAGGGCGAGCAGGAGGCGCGGCTCTTCGCGGCCGAGGGCGCCAAGGTGGTCCTCGCGGACGTCCTGGACGACCAGGGGGAGGCGGTGGTCAAGGAGCTGGGGGAGGGGTCGGCGCGGTTCGTCCATCTCGACGTCAGCCGCGAGGAGGAGTGGATCGCCGCCATCGGCCTCGCCAAGCAGGCCTTCGGGCATCTCGACGGTCTCGTCAACAACGCGGGCATCCTCCGTTTCAACGAGCTCGTCGCCACCCCGCTGGAGGAGTTCCAGCAGATCATCCAGGTCAACCAGGTGGGCGCGTTCCTCGGTATCAAGTACGCGGCGCCCGAGATCGAGGCGGCCGGCGGCGGCACCATCGTCAACACCGCCTCGTACACCGCGCTCACGGGCATGGCGTACGTCGGCGCGTACGCCGCCACCAAGCACGCCATCCTGGGCCTGACCCGGGTCGCCGCGGTGGAGCTCGCGGCGAAGGGGATCCGGGTCAACGCGGTCTGCCCCGGCGCCGTCGACACCCCGATGACCAACCCGGCGGCCCTCGACCCGACGGCCGACCCCGAGGAGGCCAAGGAGGCGGTGGCCGAGCTCTACAAGCGGCTGGTGCCGCTGGGCCGGATCGGGCGGCCGGAGGAGGTCGCGGCGCTCGCGCTCTTCCTGACCAGCGAGGACTCGGCGTACATCACGGGTCAGCCGTTCGTGATCGACGGGGGCTGGCTGGCCGGTGTGAGCCTCTTCTGA
- a CDS encoding PaaI family thioesterase — protein sequence MNTHTAQQLLTDNFAPWVLDLNLRVVEVNDAHALLRLPWDARLARDGGGMSGQAMMAAADTATVIAVSAARGAYGPMTTVQQSTSFQRPVVDADVLVDARVTKLGKRMAFAEITLTAEGADEPAARASTVYALLG from the coding sequence ATGAACACCCACACCGCCCAACAACTCCTCACCGACAACTTCGCCCCCTGGGTCCTCGACCTGAACCTCCGCGTCGTCGAGGTCAACGATGCGCACGCCCTGCTGCGGCTGCCCTGGGACGCGCGGCTGGCGCGGGACGGGGGAGGGATGTCGGGGCAGGCGATGATGGCCGCCGCCGATACCGCCACCGTCATCGCCGTCTCCGCCGCCCGGGGCGCGTACGGCCCCATGACCACCGTCCAGCAGTCGACCAGCTTCCAGCGCCCCGTCGTCGACGCGGACGTACTGGTCGACGCGCGCGTCACCAAGCTCGGCAAGCGGATGGCGTTCGCGGAGATCACCCTCACCGCCGAGGGCGCGGACGAGCCCGCCGCCCGGGCCAGTACCGTCTACGCCCTCCTCGGGTGA
- a CDS encoding CehA/McbA family metallohydrolase encodes MSGPEDSTSDDRTIGRRALFVTGAATALTLGTVSFANAAPGGDSGGGPAERTRIVTGTLPPGAPDFVYLPVEVPRGVREIAVSYAYEKATVPAGTQNNALDIGIFDERGTELGGKGFRGWSGGARTEFFIRADAATPGYIPGPVRAGTWHIALGPYTVAPQGLPYTVTITLKSGERGSTPAPVYPPARAKGRGRAWYRGDCHLHSWYSDGRRTPAEIAALARAAGLDFINTSEHNTHSSHPAWEGLWGDDLLILTGEEITTRNGHVLALGVDPGTFVDWRYRARDNRFGHFAREIRRAGGLVVPAHPHATCVGCNWKFGFGEADAVEVWNGAYTPDDEVSLQEWDNTLAVAARSGGRWIPAMGNSDAHRDPDRIGGPQTVVLADELSREAIQAGLKAGRSYVAESSSVSLAFTVSGGRGGHAGIGERLRVARDEPVTVRLDVTGAEGCTASFVTDQGTLFTAPVGAGAVEWRTTASYATYVRAEVRHAPAVPGLPGPLAAFTNPVFLGG; translated from the coding sequence ATGAGCGGACCCGAGGACAGCACCTCCGACGACAGGACCATCGGCCGCCGTGCGCTGTTCGTGACGGGAGCCGCCACCGCGCTTACGTTGGGAACCGTGAGCTTCGCGAACGCGGCCCCCGGCGGCGACAGCGGCGGCGGCCCCGCCGAGCGGACCCGGATCGTCACCGGCACCCTGCCGCCCGGCGCGCCCGACTTCGTCTACCTGCCGGTGGAGGTGCCGCGCGGAGTGCGCGAGATCGCGGTGTCGTACGCGTACGAGAAGGCGACGGTCCCGGCGGGCACCCAGAACAACGCCCTGGACATCGGCATCTTCGACGAGCGCGGCACGGAGCTGGGCGGGAAGGGCTTCCGGGGCTGGTCGGGCGGCGCCCGCACCGAGTTCTTCATCCGTGCGGACGCGGCGACCCCCGGCTACATCCCCGGCCCGGTGCGCGCCGGGACCTGGCACATCGCGCTCGGCCCGTACACGGTCGCGCCGCAGGGCCTGCCGTACACGGTGACGATCACCCTGAAATCCGGCGAGCGGGGCAGCACACCCGCGCCGGTGTACCCGCCGGCCCGCGCCAAGGGGCGGGGCCGGGCCTGGTACCGGGGCGACTGCCACCTGCACTCCTGGTACTCGGACGGCCGGCGCACCCCGGCCGAGATCGCGGCGCTGGCCCGTGCGGCGGGCCTGGACTTCATCAACACCTCCGAGCACAACACCCACTCCTCGCACCCGGCGTGGGAGGGTCTGTGGGGCGACGACCTGCTGATCCTCACCGGCGAGGAGATCACCACGCGCAACGGGCACGTGCTGGCGCTCGGCGTCGACCCCGGCACCTTCGTCGACTGGCGCTACCGCGCCCGCGACAACCGCTTCGGCCACTTCGCCCGGGAGATCCGCCGCGCCGGGGGCCTGGTCGTCCCCGCCCATCCGCACGCCACCTGCGTCGGCTGCAACTGGAAGTTCGGGTTCGGCGAGGCGGACGCGGTGGAGGTGTGGAACGGGGCGTACACACCGGACGACGAGGTGTCCCTCCAGGAGTGGGACAACACGCTGGCGGTGGCGGCGCGTTCGGGGGGCCGCTGGATCCCGGCGATGGGCAACAGCGACGCCCACCGCGACCCCGACCGCATCGGCGGCCCCCAGACGGTGGTCCTCGCCGACGAGCTGTCCCGCGAGGCGATCCAGGCGGGCCTGAAGGCGGGCCGCTCGTACGTGGCGGAGTCCTCGTCCGTCTCCCTCGCCTTCACGGTGTCGGGCGGGCGGGGCGGGCACGCGGGGATCGGCGAGCGACTGCGGGTGGCCCGCGACGAGCCGGTCACCGTGCGCCTCGATGTCACCGGTGCGGAGGGTTGCACGGCCTCCTTTGTCACGGACCAGGGGACGTTGTTCACCGCGCCGGTGGGGGCGGGGGCCGTGGAGTGGCGGACGACGGCGTCGTACGCGACGTACGTACGGGCCGAGGTCCGCCACGCGCCGGCGGTGCCGGGGTTGCCGGGTCCGCTGGCTGCGTTCACGAATCCGGTGTTCCTGGGCGGTTAG
- a CDS encoding LLM class flavin-dependent oxidoreductase, with amino-acid sequence MEFGLFVQGYVPVARSSVDPQAEHKALMEETEYVIQADKSGFKYAWASEHHFLEEYSHLSANEVFLGYLAHATERIHLGSGIFNPLAAVNHPVKVAEKVAMLDHLSEGRFEFGSGRGAGSHEILGFMPGVTDMNHTKEIWEETIAEFPKMWLQDEYVGFQGKHWSLPPRKVFPKPYGKSHPAMWYAAGSPSSYAMAAKKGLGVLGFSVQKVSDMEWVLEQYKTAIREAEPISDFVNDNVMVTSTAICAETHEKAVAIAAAGGLNRLQSLVFRYHDTFPRPEGVPEWPELLPEYTTEIIELLIAEELMICGDPDEVTRQCKRWEQAGADQLSFGLPIGVPYEDTMNTIRLIGEHVIPKIDTDPVHRTTRFREAAGA; translated from the coding sequence TTGGAATTCGGACTGTTTGTACAGGGATACGTGCCCGTGGCACGCTCGTCGGTCGACCCCCAGGCGGAGCACAAGGCGCTCATGGAGGAGACCGAGTACGTCATCCAGGCGGACAAGTCCGGCTTCAAGTACGCCTGGGCCTCCGAGCACCACTTCCTGGAGGAGTACTCCCACCTGTCGGCCAACGAGGTCTTCCTCGGCTACCTCGCCCACGCCACCGAGCGGATCCACCTCGGCTCGGGCATCTTCAACCCGCTGGCGGCGGTGAACCACCCGGTCAAGGTCGCCGAGAAGGTCGCGATGCTGGACCACCTCAGCGAGGGGCGGTTCGAGTTCGGCTCCGGGCGGGGCGCGGGCTCCCACGAGATCCTCGGGTTCATGCCGGGCGTCACCGACATGAACCACACCAAGGAGATCTGGGAGGAGACCATCGCGGAGTTCCCCAAGATGTGGCTCCAGGACGAGTACGTGGGGTTCCAGGGCAAGCACTGGTCGCTGCCGCCGCGCAAGGTCTTCCCCAAGCCGTACGGGAAGTCGCACCCGGCGATGTGGTACGCGGCCGGGTCCCCGTCCTCGTACGCCATGGCCGCGAAGAAGGGCCTGGGCGTCCTCGGCTTCTCCGTCCAGAAGGTCTCGGACATGGAGTGGGTCCTGGAGCAGTACAAGACGGCGATACGGGAGGCGGAGCCGATCTCCGACTTCGTCAACGACAACGTGATGGTGACGTCGACGGCGATCTGCGCGGAGACGCACGAGAAGGCGGTGGCCATCGCGGCGGCGGGCGGTCTGAACCGGCTCCAGTCGCTGGTGTTCCGCTACCACGACACGTTCCCGCGGCCGGAGGGCGTGCCGGAGTGGCCCGAGCTGCTGCCCGAGTACACGACGGAGATCATCGAACTCCTCATCGCGGAGGAGCTGATGATCTGCGGCGATCCCGACGAGGTCACGCGGCAGTGCAAGCGGTGGGAGCAGGCGGGGGCGGATCAGCTCTCGTTCGGCTTGCCGATCGGTGTGCCGTACGAGGACACGATGAACACGATCCGGCTGATCGGGGAGCATGTGATCCCGAAGATCGACACGGATCCGGTGCACCGGACGACCCGATTCCGCGAGGCCGCGGGCGCCTGA
- a CDS encoding LLM class F420-dependent oxidoreductase, producing MQLPIQSQSTLYAEPWEAGATPDDLAEIARVADRAGFHYLATCDHVAIPRRLAGAMGTTWYDPVATLAYLAAITTRTLLLSHVAVVGLRHPLLTAKQYATLDHLSGGRLVLGVGAGHVQEEFEVLGADFEGRGAVLDESVDALRAALGPEEFPEFRGERFSFSDLGQRPRPAQERVPIWVGGSSPAAVRRAALRGDGWLPQGDPRDRLPRQIGRIRELRERAGIEGPFCVGAIAEPLYVGEARWDLGRRTLSGKPDALADSLREYAALGVHQVQLRFRSRGRAELTDQIAAFAADVAPHLT from the coding sequence ATGCAGCTCCCCATCCAGTCCCAGAGCACCCTCTACGCCGAACCCTGGGAAGCCGGCGCCACCCCGGACGACCTCGCCGAGATCGCGCGGGTCGCCGACCGCGCCGGCTTCCACTACCTCGCCACCTGCGACCACGTCGCCATCCCCCGCAGGCTCGCGGGCGCGATGGGCACCACGTGGTACGACCCCGTCGCCACCCTCGCCTACCTCGCGGCGATCACCACCCGCACCCTCCTCCTGAGCCACGTCGCCGTCGTCGGCCTGCGCCACCCCCTCCTCACCGCCAAGCAGTACGCGACCCTCGACCACCTCAGCGGCGGCCGGCTGGTCCTGGGGGTGGGGGCCGGTCACGTACAGGAGGAGTTCGAGGTCCTCGGGGCGGACTTCGAGGGCCGGGGGGCCGTGCTCGACGAGAGCGTCGACGCGCTGCGGGCCGCGCTCGGGCCGGAGGAGTTCCCGGAGTTCCGGGGGGAGAGGTTCAGCTTCAGCGACCTCGGGCAGCGGCCGCGCCCGGCCCAGGAGCGCGTGCCCATCTGGGTCGGCGGTTCCTCGCCCGCCGCCGTCCGGCGTGCCGCCCTGCGCGGCGACGGCTGGCTGCCGCAGGGCGACCCGCGCGACAGACTGCCCCGCCAGATCGGCCGGATCAGGGAGTTGCGGGAGCGCGCGGGCATCGAGGGGCCGTTCTGCGTCGGCGCCATCGCGGAGCCGCTGTACGTGGGCGAGGCGCGCTGGGACCTCGGGCGCCGCACCCTCAGCGGCAAGCCGGACGCCCTCGCCGACTCCCTGCGCGAGTACGCCGCGCTCGGCGTCCACCAGGTCCAGCTGCGCTTCCGCTCGCGCGGCCGCGCCGAACTCACCGACCAGATCGCGGCGTTCGCCGCCGACGTGGCACCCCACCTCACCTAG
- a CDS encoding CocE/NonD family hydrolase — protein MTSERTQPTTLYPELDEDALKRYFEALTSGDTSRVAPARAVEIEEARAVAVPVRVKIPGARGDELDGVLWKHLVGPRERPAVIMPSPWTSVGWLVYVAQATRFAAAGYNVLAYSARGFGASGGEVEVAGPLDVEDGVRAIDFLTDRIGAEPTKLGFLGDSYGSGISQLVAALDERERVHAVAALSTWGDVGEAFYENSTRHTAAVATLLSAAGDARLSERTRRAFDDLLADRNIDKTLEWAAERSPLTHVHALNHRRVPVFFAHAWHETLFPANQTLRMFQELTGPKRIDLSIGDHSGPEMTGMLGLPNRIWEDAHRFFAHHLKGVDNGIDTEGQVVSQVMWSKTLETRPTWDAVTGSTERLYLTGAAVNGDGWGGAETDGGLADKPGSGWSVRFQTGADTPATVADAIVTAGYAEMAGNPKVYPVHDIDRADAGVWASPPMAVTTKLRGIPRLHLAYTPSAEHSTLIAHLFDVSPDGSAHIVTHAPCTRLGGEPGQPVRAEIPLQATGYDVPAGHRLLLVVDARDPFYGDANQPRATIDITADEDDPSYLDIPLG, from the coding sequence GTGACATCAGAGCGTACGCAGCCGACGACCCTGTACCCGGAGCTCGACGAGGACGCGCTCAAGCGCTACTTCGAGGCGCTGACCAGCGGCGACACCTCACGTGTGGCACCCGCGCGGGCCGTCGAGATCGAGGAGGCCAGGGCCGTGGCCGTACCGGTCCGGGTGAAGATCCCAGGGGCGCGCGGGGACGAGCTCGACGGGGTGCTGTGGAAGCACCTGGTGGGCCCGCGCGAGCGGCCCGCGGTGATCATGCCGTCGCCGTGGACCTCGGTCGGCTGGCTGGTCTATGTGGCGCAGGCGACCCGGTTCGCGGCCGCCGGGTACAACGTCCTGGCCTACTCGGCGCGCGGCTTCGGCGCGTCCGGCGGCGAGGTGGAGGTCGCGGGGCCGCTCGACGTCGAGGACGGCGTCAGGGCGATCGACTTCCTGACCGACCGGATCGGCGCCGAGCCGACGAAGCTCGGCTTCCTCGGCGACTCGTACGGCTCCGGCATCAGCCAGCTGGTCGCCGCCCTCGACGAACGTGAGCGCGTCCACGCGGTCGCGGCCCTGTCCACCTGGGGCGACGTGGGCGAGGCGTTCTACGAGAACTCCACCCGGCACACCGCGGCCGTCGCCACCCTGCTGAGCGCGGCGGGCGACGCGCGGCTGAGCGAGCGCACCCGGCGCGCCTTCGACGACCTGCTGGCGGACCGGAACATCGACAAGACGCTGGAGTGGGCGGCCGAGCGCTCCCCGCTCACCCACGTCCACGCCCTCAACCACCGCCGGGTGCCGGTGTTCTTCGCGCACGCCTGGCACGAGACGCTCTTCCCGGCCAACCAGACCCTGCGGATGTTCCAGGAGCTGACCGGCCCCAAGCGGATCGACCTGTCCATCGGCGACCACTCCGGCCCGGAGATGACCGGGATGCTCGGGCTGCCCAACCGGATCTGGGAGGACGCGCACCGGTTCTTCGCCCACCACCTCAAGGGGGTGGACAACGGCATCGACACCGAGGGCCAGGTGGTCAGCCAGGTCATGTGGAGCAAGACGCTGGAGACCAGGCCCACCTGGGACGCGGTCACCGGCAGCACCGAGCGCCTGTATCTGACCGGCGCGGCCGTCAACGGCGACGGCTGGGGCGGGGCCGAGACCGACGGCGGCCTCGCCGACAAGCCCGGCAGCGGCTGGAGCGTGCGCTTCCAGACCGGCGCGGACACCCCGGCGACCGTCGCCGACGCGATCGTCACCGCCGGGTACGCCGAGATGGCGGGCAACCCGAAGGTCTATCCGGTGCACGACATCGACCGGGCCGACGCGGGCGTGTGGGCGAGCCCGCCGATGGCCGTCACCACCAAGCTGCGCGGCATCCCGCGCCTGCACCTCGCGTACACGCCGAGCGCCGAGCACTCGACGCTGATCGCCCACCTCTTCGACGTCTCCCCCGACGGCTCGGCGCACATCGTCACGCACGCGCCCTGCACCCGACTGGGCGGGGAGCCCGGACAGCCGGTCAGGGCCGAGATCCCGCTCCAGGCCACCGGCTACGACGTGCCGGCCGGGCACCGGCTGCTGCTGGTGGTCGACGCCCGCGACCCGTTCTACGGCGACGCCAACCAGCCGCGCGCCACCATCGACATCACGGCGGACGAGGACGACCCGTCCTACCTGGACATCCCGCTCGGCTGA
- a CDS encoding amidohydrolase family protein, which produces MLDHLIRRATVVDGTGAPAYTADVGVHAGRIAQIAEPGTLAPETARTSEDAHGLVLAPGFVDPHTHYDAQLFWDPYATPSMNHGVTTVAAGNCGFTLAPLHPDRPEDADYTRRMMARVEGMALKALEEGVDWGWSTFGEYLDALDGRIAVNAGFMVGHCALRRYVMGPDAVGGQPTADQLDAMLRLLHEAMDAGAWGLSTTQSSTHSDGDGHPVASRHARPAELLALSKAVGQHEGTQIEAIVAGCLDQFSDEEIDLFVEMSAVAGRPLNWNVLTIDAAVPERVPRQLAASERARRAGGRIVALTMPILTPMNMSLGTFCALNLIPGWGDVLNLPVPERIERLRDPGVRAEMLRRADSKEAGVFRRLADFGRYVIGDTYSEANTGLTGRVVRDIAAERGQDPFHTLVEICANDRLRTVLWPMPTDNDPASWALRQETWQHEDVLLGGSDAGAHLDRMCGAPYTTRFLGDCLRGRRLMPLEQAVKMLTDDPARLFGLRERGRIEEGYHADLVLFDPERIEAGPATLVHDLPGDSPRLDSKAIGVVSVRVNGVETIRDDVVTGAVPGTVLRSGRDTRTVSVK; this is translated from the coding sequence ATGCTCGACCACCTGATCCGGCGCGCGACCGTCGTCGACGGCACCGGCGCCCCCGCCTACACCGCGGACGTCGGCGTCCACGCAGGCCGCATCGCCCAGATCGCCGAGCCCGGCACCCTCGCCCCCGAAACCGCCCGCACCAGCGAGGACGCCCACGGCCTCGTCCTCGCCCCGGGCTTCGTGGACCCCCACACCCACTACGACGCCCAGCTGTTCTGGGACCCGTACGCCACCCCGTCCATGAACCACGGCGTCACCACCGTCGCCGCGGGAAACTGCGGCTTCACCCTCGCCCCCCTCCACCCCGACCGCCCCGAGGACGCCGACTACACCCGCCGGATGATGGCCCGGGTGGAGGGCATGGCGCTCAAGGCACTGGAAGAGGGGGTCGACTGGGGCTGGTCGACGTTCGGGGAGTACCTGGACGCGCTGGACGGCCGTATCGCCGTAAACGCCGGGTTCATGGTGGGGCACTGCGCGCTGCGCCGGTACGTCATGGGCCCCGACGCCGTCGGCGGGCAGCCCACCGCCGACCAGCTCGACGCCATGCTGCGCCTCCTCCACGAGGCCATGGACGCGGGCGCCTGGGGGCTCTCCACCACCCAGTCGTCCACCCACTCCGACGGCGACGGCCACCCCGTCGCCTCCCGGCACGCCCGCCCCGCCGAGCTCCTCGCCCTCTCCAAGGCGGTCGGGCAGCACGAGGGCACCCAGATCGAGGCGATCGTGGCCGGGTGCCTGGACCAGTTCTCGGACGAGGAGATCGACCTCTTCGTGGAGATGTCCGCCGTCGCCGGGCGGCCGCTCAACTGGAACGTCCTCACCATCGACGCCGCCGTCCCCGAGCGCGTACCCCGCCAGCTCGCCGCCAGTGAGCGCGCCCGCCGGGCCGGCGGCCGCATCGTCGCGCTGACCATGCCGATCCTCACCCCCATGAACATGTCGCTCGGCACCTTCTGCGCCCTCAACCTCATCCCCGGCTGGGGGGACGTCCTCAACCTGCCCGTCCCCGAGCGGATCGAGCGGCTGCGCGACCCGGGGGTACGCGCCGAGATGCTGCGGCGCGCCGACAGCAAGGAGGCCGGGGTCTTCCGGCGGCTCGCCGACTTCGGGCGGTACGTCATCGGGGACACCTACTCCGAGGCCAACACCGGGCTCACCGGGCGCGTGGTCCGGGACATCGCCGCCGAACGCGGCCAGGACCCCTTCCACACCCTGGTCGAGATCTGCGCCAACGACCGGCTGCGGACCGTCCTGTGGCCCATGCCGACCGACAACGACCCGGCCAGCTGGGCGCTGCGCCAGGAGACCTGGCAGCACGAGGACGTCCTGCTCGGCGGGTCCGACGCGGGTGCCCACCTGGACCGGATGTGCGGCGCCCCGTACACCACGCGCTTCCTCGGCGACTGTCTGCGCGGCCGCAGGCTCATGCCCCTGGAGCAGGCGGTGAAGATGCTGACCGACGACCCGGCGCGGCTGTTCGGGCTGCGCGAGCGGGGCCGGATCGAGGAGGGGTACCACGCCGACCTCGTCCTCTTCGACCCCGAGCGCATCGAGGCGGGCCCGGCCACCCTCGTCCACGACCTGCCCGGCGACAGCCCGCGCCTGGACTCGAAGGCGATCGGCGTCGTCTCGGTCCGCGTCAACGGCGTCGAGACGATCCGCGACGACGTGGTGACCGGCGCGGTACCGGGCACGGTCCTGCGCTCCGGCCGCGACACGAGGACGGTGTCCGTCAAGTGA
- a CDS encoding aldehyde dehydrogenase family protein, whose protein sequence is MYEPKLFIGGEWVEPDGGRYEILDPATEEVVGLAPEASRAQVYAAAAAARDAFDSWSRTAPEERAAILDRAADVIQREFTPYAELARAETGATTATARGMQVAVGAARFRRYAKGALEPVESAVVPQINEAGPMGRAGVFGAVAVRQPVGVVTCITSYNNPWANPAGKVAPALAMGNTVVVKPAPQDPLSVFRMAEALAEAGVPRGVVNVVSGSAPAVGEAAVDSPDVDMVSFTGSTAVGQRIAEVCGRGMKRQLMELGGKGAAVVFDDADVGAAVMGIGTTFSFYSGQICTAPTRVLVHRSVHDRLIEQLAVYIGHLKVGHPAEAGTVVGPVISAAHRAQVESYVELGRKEGARVVAGGERPPLERGFYVAPTLLADCTNDMRVVREEIFGPVVAVVPFEDEEEAVSLANDSDYGLLDYVWSGDVARAFRVARRLRAGGVGVNTIGRNMEAPFGGFKRSGVGRDVGSYALHAYSELQAIVWPG, encoded by the coding sequence CTGTACGAGCCGAAGTTGTTCATCGGGGGCGAGTGGGTCGAGCCCGACGGTGGGCGGTACGAGATCCTCGATCCCGCCACCGAGGAGGTCGTCGGGCTCGCCCCCGAGGCGAGCCGCGCGCAGGTGTACGCGGCGGCCGCCGCCGCCCGGGACGCCTTCGACAGCTGGTCGCGCACCGCCCCCGAGGAGCGCGCCGCGATCCTCGACCGGGCTGCGGACGTCATCCAGCGCGAGTTCACCCCGTACGCCGAACTCGCCCGCGCCGAGACCGGCGCCACCACCGCCACCGCGCGCGGCATGCAGGTCGCGGTGGGCGCGGCCCGCTTCCGGCGGTACGCGAAGGGGGCGCTGGAACCGGTCGAGAGCGCCGTCGTGCCGCAGATCAACGAGGCCGGGCCGATGGGGCGCGCGGGCGTCTTCGGGGCCGTCGCCGTGCGGCAGCCCGTGGGGGTGGTCACCTGCATCACCTCGTACAACAACCCCTGGGCCAACCCGGCGGGCAAGGTCGCGCCCGCGCTCGCCATGGGCAACACGGTGGTGGTGAAGCCCGCCCCCCAGGACCCCCTGTCCGTCTTCCGCATGGCCGAAGCCCTGGCCGAGGCGGGCGTGCCGAGGGGAGTGGTCAACGTGGTCAGCGGCTCGGCCCCGGCCGTCGGGGAGGCGGCCGTGGACTCCCCGGACGTCGACATGGTCAGCTTCACCGGCTCCACGGCGGTGGGGCAGCGCATCGCGGAGGTGTGCGGGCGGGGGATGAAACGCCAGCTCATGGAGCTCGGCGGGAAGGGCGCGGCGGTCGTCTTCGACGACGCGGACGTGGGGGCGGCGGTGATGGGCATCGGCACGACGTTCTCGTTCTACAGCGGGCAGATCTGCACGGCGCCGACGCGGGTCCTCGTCCACCGGTCGGTGCACGACCGCCTGATCGAGCAACTTGCCGTCTACATCGGCCACTTGAAGGTGGGGCATCCTGCGGAGGCGGGGACGGTGGTCGGGCCGGTGATCTCGGCCGCGCACCGCGCGCAGGTGGAGTCGTATGTGGAGCTCGGCCGCAAGGAGGGTGCGCGGGTCGTGGCGGGCGGCGAACGGCCGCCGCTGGAGCGGGGGTTCTACGTCGCCCCGACGCTCCTCGCCGACTGCACCAACGACATGCGCGTCGTCCGCGAGGAGATCTTCGGGCCGGTCGTGGCCGTGGTCCCCTTCGAGGACGAGGAGGAGGCGGTGTCCCTGGCCAACGACAGCGACTACGGCCTCCTGGACTACGTGTGGTCCGGCGATGTGGCCCGCGCGTTCCGGGTCGCGCGGCGGTTGCGGGCGGGGGGTGTGGGCGTGAACACGATCGGGCGGAACATGGAGGCGCCGTTCGGGGGCTTCAAGCGCAGCGGGGTGGGACGGGATGTGGGTTCGTACGCGCTGCACGCGTACAGCGAACTCCAGGCGATCGTCTGGCCTGGCTAG
- a CDS encoding LLM class F420-dependent oxidoreductase, producing MRIATTIFLTDETITPVRLARELEERGFAGLYLPEHTHIPVERLSPYPPGGELPRQYGRTLDPFVALGQAAAVTDSLGLGTGITLVAQHDPIDLAKQSATLDHLSGGRFTLGVGYGWNREEAADHGVEWSTRRELVRDRMALMRALWAEKPTAYEGPFGSVRASEAHPKPVRNGAPRVLLGGAAGPKLFAAVAEYADGWLPIGGGGLTDSLPQLRRAWEEAGRAPDDLEIVPYAVLPSPGKLTHYADLGIEEIVLQLPSADEAAVLKTLDEFAPYV from the coding sequence ATGCGTATCGCCACCACGATCTTCCTCACCGACGAGACGATCACCCCCGTCCGGCTCGCCCGCGAGCTGGAGGAGCGCGGATTCGCCGGGCTGTATCTGCCGGAGCACACGCACATACCCGTCGAACGGCTCTCGCCGTACCCGCCGGGCGGCGAGCTGCCGCGCCAGTACGGCCGCACCCTGGACCCCTTCGTCGCGCTCGGGCAGGCGGCCGCCGTCACCGACTCGCTGGGCCTGGGCACCGGCATCACGCTGGTCGCCCAGCACGACCCGATCGACCTGGCCAAGCAGTCCGCCACCCTGGACCACCTCTCCGGCGGCCGGTTCACGCTCGGCGTCGGCTACGGCTGGAACCGGGAGGAGGCCGCCGACCACGGTGTGGAGTGGTCCACGCGCCGCGAGCTGGTGCGCGACCGCATGGCGCTGATGCGGGCGCTGTGGGCCGAGAAGCCCACCGCGTACGAGGGCCCGTTCGGCTCGGTGCGGGCCAGCGAGGCGCACCCCAAGCCGGTGCGGAACGGGGCGCCGCGCGTCCTGCTGGGCGGCGCGGCCGGGCCCAAGCTGTTCGCGGCGGTCGCCGAGTACGCGGACGGCTGGCTGCCGATCGGCGGTGGCGGGCTCACCGACTCCCTGCCGCAGCTGCGCCGGGCCTGGGAGGAGGCGGGCCGCGCCCCCGACGACCTGGAGATCGTCCCGTACGCGGTGCTCCCCTCGCCCGGCAAGCTCACCCACTACGCGGACCTGGGCATCGAGGAGATCGTCCTCCAGCTGCCGTCCGCCGACGAGGCGGCGGTGCTGAAGACGCTGGACGAGTTCGCGCCGTACGTGTGA